CCGGGACGGGAACGAGATCGCGCTCATCGACGTCCTCGAGGACGGCTCGGAGCCCGTCATCGACATCATCGCCAACCGCTGGAGCGCCGGGCGGGTGAAGGCCCTCCTGGAGTCGCTGGGGCCCAGGGAGCGCCAGGTGCTGGAGCTGCGCTACGGCCTGCGCGGCGGCGAGCGGCTGACGCAGCGGCAGGTGGCGCGCCAGCTGGGCATCTCGCGCTCGTACGTCTCCCGCCTGGAGAAGCGGGCGGTGCGGCAGGTGCGGCAGGCCTGGCAGGCGATGCAGCACGGCGACCCGCGCACGGCCGGCCGGGCCCGCGGGAAGGCCCAGTCCGGCAGGTCCGGCGGGGGAGGGGAGCCCGGCTCGCCCAGCGGGGCCGGGCGTCCGGACGGG
This genomic interval from Bacillota bacterium contains the following:
- a CDS encoding sigma-70 family RNA polymerase sigma factor produces the protein MYLRQKRKSRNEVFLHDPVGQDRDGNEIALIDVLEDGSEPVIDIIANRWSAGRVKALLESLGPRERQVLELRYGLRGGERLTQRQVARQLGISRSYVSRLEKRAVRQVRQAWQAMQHGDPRTAGRARGKAQSGRSGGGGEPGSPSGAGRPDGERGGR